A single window of Chitinophaga sp. XS-30 DNA harbors:
- a CDS encoding SusC/RagA family TonB-linked outer membrane protein, with protein MYLMVHCCSVREWLRKRPAVVVLLPLLLALSINTHAAAFQDSVGTRARGRVMDAEENIPLPGVTVENLINHKGVLTDVNGMFVLDARSGDSIRFSYIGKKPVIAVFRGVNMNVSLTGQEGMLSEVVVTGFQDIDRRKFSGAAVTLKAEDVKMDGVIDVSRMLEGRAAGVSVQNVSSSFGAAPKLRVRGATSINGDNKPLWVVDNVVLEDIINISNDQLSSGDPTTLLGSAVAGLNANDIESFAILKDAAATALYGARAMNGVVVITTKKGRVGKPLVTYTGNFSTQLKPRYADYNIMNSVQQMSVLAELDRKSIITPSILDRADYGVYGKYYNLVNADDNGNFPVPNTPEGKAAFLRRYATANTDWFGLLFKNNLMQEHSLAISFGTDRSQSYFSTSYFGDNGWTIADRVGRYTLNFRNNYKFSDRLSVGFATLASVRRQKAPGALAREANAVEGQFDRDFDINPFSYALNSSRTLTAYDENGDREYFRRNFAPFNILTELENNYIHINVADLRLQGDLSWKITDALRYEFVGALRYVKSSREHQITENANMANAYRAAGTSTIRENNRFLYRDPDNPEAEPEVVLPYGGFYNRTEDQLVNYDFRNSLNYVKTFAGLHSLNALAGMQVKSADRQNFSNTGYGYQYDNGGVPFVDYRILKQTIESNFPYYGMSKDYDRFVAFYASAGYSYDQKYNFTGTARYDGSNRLGKSRDARWLPTWSVAGSWNADREPFMEDVRWVDYLTLRASYGLTASMGPATNSTIVLRNINTNRPYLTEVESVIQLANLENSELTWEKSYTTNLGLDAGLFQQKVNFSLDVYQRNSFDLISLIRTSGIGGEQEKAANYADMRSHGLDLLIGGNVIKKRDWGWRTNLTFGYNKNEITNALNRPRIFDLVVAEGGNRQGYPVRSLFSLDFKGLDHRTGIPLFTNEEGKTSGGVYLQDQNIDHLVYEGPVDPVVTGGFSNTFNYKSFSLNIFVTYQAGNKIRLYPAFKTDYSDLDAMPKEFYDRWIFPNDERFTNVPSILGAYELSQQGGNYPYNNYNYSTERVAKGDFIRLKTVSLSYQLKPSLLNRIGFNSASVTGAATNPWLIYADSKLKGQDPEFFNSGGVALPIQKQFTLSLKVGI; from the coding sequence ATGTATTTAATGGTACATTGTTGTTCTGTCCGGGAATGGCTGAGAAAGCGCCCGGCAGTTGTAGTCTTGTTGCCCTTGCTGCTTGCGCTGTCCATAAACACGCATGCGGCCGCTTTCCAGGATAGTGTGGGTACCAGAGCCCGCGGCAGGGTCATGGATGCTGAAGAGAACATACCCCTTCCCGGCGTGACCGTGGAAAACCTCATCAATCACAAAGGCGTATTGACGGATGTTAACGGCATGTTCGTGCTGGATGCGCGCTCCGGCGACAGCATCCGTTTTTCGTATATCGGCAAAAAGCCGGTGATAGCAGTGTTCCGGGGGGTGAACATGAATGTGAGCCTGACCGGTCAGGAGGGAATGCTTTCCGAAGTAGTGGTAACAGGGTTCCAGGATATTGACCGGCGCAAGTTCTCCGGCGCGGCGGTTACCCTCAAGGCGGAAGACGTGAAAATGGATGGCGTTATCGATGTCAGCCGCATGCTGGAAGGGCGCGCGGCCGGTGTATCGGTGCAGAACGTATCCAGTTCCTTCGGCGCCGCCCCCAAGCTTCGCGTCCGCGGCGCCACCTCCATCAATGGCGATAATAAACCGCTGTGGGTAGTGGATAATGTGGTGCTGGAAGATATCATCAATATCTCCAACGATCAGCTCTCCAGCGGTGACCCTACCACGCTGCTCGGCTCGGCTGTCGCCGGCCTGAATGCCAATGATATCGAAAGTTTTGCCATCCTGAAAGATGCCGCGGCCACCGCCCTTTACGGTGCAAGGGCCATGAACGGCGTGGTGGTGATCACCACGAAGAAAGGACGTGTCGGCAAACCGCTCGTTACCTACACCGGCAATTTCAGCACCCAGCTGAAACCCCGGTACGCGGATTACAATATCATGAACTCCGTGCAGCAAATGTCCGTGCTCGCAGAGCTGGACCGTAAGTCCATCATCACGCCGTCTATTCTCGATCGCGCAGATTACGGGGTGTATGGTAAGTATTACAACCTGGTGAACGCGGACGATAACGGCAATTTCCCCGTGCCGAACACGCCGGAGGGAAAAGCGGCGTTCCTGAGAAGATACGCTACCGCCAATACGGACTGGTTCGGCTTGCTCTTCAAGAATAACCTCATGCAGGAGCATTCCCTCGCCATCTCCTTCGGTACAGACCGTTCCCAATCCTATTTCTCTACCAGTTATTTCGGGGATAATGGTTGGACGATAGCCGACCGGGTGGGGCGTTATACGCTCAATTTCCGCAATAATTACAAGTTCTCCGACCGCCTGTCCGTTGGCTTTGCCACCCTGGCTTCCGTACGACGGCAGAAAGCGCCGGGAGCGCTTGCCCGTGAAGCCAATGCCGTGGAAGGGCAGTTCGATCGCGACTTCGATATCAATCCCTTCAGCTATGCCCTGAATTCAAGCCGTACGCTCACCGCATACGATGAGAACGGGGACAGGGAATACTTCCGCCGCAACTTTGCCCCTTTCAACATCCTCACCGAACTGGAAAATAACTATATCCATATCAATGTGGCAGACCTCCGCCTCCAGGGCGACCTTTCCTGGAAGATCACGGATGCGCTGCGGTACGAGTTCGTTGGTGCGCTGCGGTACGTGAAATCATCCCGCGAACACCAGATCACGGAAAATGCCAACATGGCCAATGCTTACCGCGCTGCGGGAACATCTACCATCAGGGAGAATAACCGCTTCCTCTACCGCGACCCTGACAATCCGGAGGCGGAGCCGGAAGTAGTGCTGCCCTATGGCGGTTTCTACAACCGCACGGAAGACCAACTGGTAAACTACGATTTCCGGAACAGCCTGAACTATGTGAAGACCTTCGCCGGTCTCCATTCCCTGAATGCCCTGGCCGGTATGCAGGTGAAATCGGCCGACAGGCAGAACTTCTCCAATACCGGTTATGGTTATCAATATGATAACGGCGGCGTTCCTTTTGTAGATTATCGCATCCTCAAACAAACCATTGAGAGCAATTTCCCGTATTATGGTATGAGTAAGGATTATGACCGCTTTGTGGCCTTTTATGCCTCAGCAGGATATTCTTACGACCAGAAATATAATTTCACCGGCACGGCGCGGTACGACGGGTCCAACCGCCTGGGCAAATCCCGTGATGCACGCTGGCTGCCCACCTGGAGCGTAGCAGGCTCCTGGAACGCAGACCGCGAGCCATTCATGGAGGATGTCAGGTGGGTAGATTATCTCACGCTCCGCGCTTCCTACGGCCTCACCGCCAGTATGGGCCCGGCCACCAATTCCACCATCGTGTTAAGGAATATCAATACAAACCGCCCGTACCTCACCGAAGTGGAATCGGTGATACAACTGGCCAACCTCGAGAACTCGGAGCTGACCTGGGAAAAATCCTACACCACCAACCTCGGGCTGGATGCGGGACTTTTCCAGCAGAAGGTCAATTTCAGCCTCGATGTTTACCAGCGCAACAGTTTCGACCTGATCAGCCTCATCCGTACCTCCGGTATCGGCGGCGAACAGGAAAAAGCGGCGAATTATGCGGATATGCGGTCCCACGGGCTGGACCTCCTGATCGGCGGCAACGTGATCAAAAAGCGGGACTGGGGCTGGCGGACCAATCTCACCTTCGGATATAACAAGAACGAGATCACCAACGCCCTGAACCGCCCCCGCATTTTCGATCTCGTAGTGGCCGAAGGCGGCAACCGCCAGGGATATCCCGTACGCAGCCTTTTTTCCCTCGATTTCAAAGGGCTGGATCACCGCACCGGCATCCCGCTGTTCACCAATGAAGAAGGCAAAACCTCCGGCGGCGTGTACCTGCAGGACCAGAATATAGATCACCTCGTATATGAAGGCCCGGTAGACCCCGTTGTTACCGGCGGGTTCTCCAATACTTTCAATTACAAGTCGTTTTCGCTCAACATATTCGTTACTTACCAGGCCGGCAACAAGATCAGGCTTTATCCCGCATTCAAAACCGATTACTCCGACCTGGATGCCATGCCCAAAGAGTTCTATGACCGCTGGATATTTCCCAACGACGAACGGTTTACCAATGTGCCATCGATATTGGGCGCTTACGAGCTGTCACAGCAGGGCGGGAACTATCCCTACAATAACTACAACTATTCTACGGAACGGGTGGCAAAAGGTGATTTCATCCGCCTGAAGACCGTATCGCTCAGCTATCAGCTGAAACCTTCGCTGCTGAACAGGATCGGTTTCAACAGCGCCAGCGTTACCGGAGCGGCTACCAATCCCTGGCTCATTTATGCCGACAGCAAACTGAAAGGGCAGGACCCCGAGTTTTTTAATTCCGGAGGTGTGGCGCTGCCCATCCAGAAACAATTTACACTCTCGTTGAAAGTGGGAATTTAA
- a CDS encoding RagB/SusD family nutrient uptake outer membrane protein codes for MKKLTIYTAILLAFTAGSCKKFLEQPPDNRAELTSPEQVSRLLGTAYPQANYAGFCESSSDNVADKGAGIIENFNVDAYRFNEINDDQQDSPELYWNSCYAAIAVANLALETCRNADNPEAYSAQKGEALLARAYAHFMLVTIFAEVYDPATADTDPGIPYVTVPENVVFKNYERKTVAYVYDMIEKDLLTGLPLIDDKTYSVPRYHFNRAAANAFAARFYLFKRDYEKVVAYVNQVFPTNNAANMLRPWNTTYRTMTYQELFAVYARATEPANLLLCETQSVWGRYYYTLRYSLTAAKRNEVLFRNVTGGQWSFQNHVYTAGTDNYLIPKINEHFVRNNVNANIGLPYVVVPLFTAEEALLNRAEANALLNNTAAAMTDLNTYAATRINNYSAAVHAVTSAKVQSYYGTNLQTGLLRTALDFKRAEFVQEGMRWFDILRYRIPITHTTREGETYTLTGDDPRRLFQIPESATIAGISRNPR; via the coding sequence ATGAAGAAACTGACAATATACACAGCCATATTACTGGCATTCACGGCAGGCAGCTGCAAAAAGTTCCTGGAACAGCCGCCGGACAACAGGGCGGAGCTGACCTCGCCTGAACAGGTGTCCCGCCTGCTCGGTACCGCCTACCCGCAGGCCAATTACGCGGGATTCTGCGAATCCTCTTCCGATAATGTGGCGGACAAAGGCGCGGGCATCATCGAGAACTTTAATGTGGATGCCTACCGGTTCAACGAAATAAATGACGATCAGCAGGATTCCCCCGAACTGTACTGGAATTCCTGTTACGCGGCCATTGCCGTAGCCAACCTGGCGCTGGAAACCTGCCGTAACGCCGATAATCCGGAAGCGTACTCCGCACAGAAAGGAGAGGCGCTCCTTGCGAGGGCATACGCCCATTTCATGCTGGTCACCATCTTCGCTGAGGTGTACGATCCGGCCACAGCAGACACCGATCCGGGCATTCCTTATGTTACCGTGCCGGAGAACGTTGTGTTCAAGAATTATGAGCGCAAAACCGTGGCCTACGTATATGATATGATCGAAAAAGATCTGTTGACAGGGCTGCCGCTGATCGATGATAAAACCTACAGCGTGCCGCGCTATCATTTCAACCGCGCCGCCGCCAATGCTTTTGCCGCGCGCTTTTACCTGTTCAAAAGGGATTATGAGAAAGTAGTGGCGTACGTCAACCAGGTATTCCCTACCAACAATGCCGCCAATATGCTCCGCCCCTGGAATACCACTTACCGGACCATGACCTACCAGGAGCTGTTTGCCGTATATGCCCGCGCCACGGAGCCGGCCAATCTGCTGTTATGCGAAACCCAGTCCGTATGGGGCCGGTATTATTATACCCTTCGTTACAGCCTGACAGCCGCCAAGCGTAATGAAGTGCTGTTCAGGAACGTTACCGGAGGGCAATGGTCATTCCAGAACCATGTGTACACCGCCGGAACGGATAATTACCTGATCCCCAAGATCAATGAGCATTTTGTGCGGAATAATGTGAATGCCAATATCGGGCTGCCGTATGTGGTAGTGCCGCTGTTCACCGCGGAAGAAGCGCTGCTGAACCGGGCGGAAGCCAATGCGCTGCTGAACAATACCGCTGCCGCCATGACCGATCTGAACACTTACGCCGCAACACGCATCAATAATTACAGCGCCGCCGTACATGCCGTCACATCAGCAAAGGTGCAGAGCTATTACGGCACCAATCTGCAGACAGGCCTGCTGAGAACAGCGCTGGATTTCAAGCGTGCGGAATTTGTGCAGGAAGGGATGCGCTGGTTCGACATCCTGCGTTACCGCATCCCCATCACACATACAACACGCGAAGGAGAAACATACACACTCACCGGCGATGATCCGCGGAGGCTTTTCCAGATACCGGAATCCGCGACCATTGCAGGTATATCCCGAAACCCCCGTTAA